CTTGCTTTAGCATAATTCTTTAGACCCAGACTAAAGATTGTTCCGGGTAAGAGAATAGGGATGACTCCGCTCTCTTTCATAGCTCTGATCCCTTCAGGTGAAGCAGCTCCGAGATGATCGGCTGAAACAGCTCCTAGTTCAGCAGCTAACTCTGAACCACCTATTGGTTTTAACTCGTCAGCATGCATACGGATCTTGAAACCTAACTCTTTCGCTCTCTGTAATATTCTGCGCGATTCCTCAACCGTATAAACATGCTCTTCAGTAAAGATGTCACAGTATTCGGCAAGTTTCTCGTTAGCTACAGCAGGAAGCATTTCATCTATTAAAATCTTGATATACTCTTCTCTGTTATCTTTGTATTCTGTCGGAAACTCATGTGCTCCCAAAAACGTAGCTACAATATCTATCGGTAGCGTTTCTTTAAGCTTTTTTATAACACGGAGCATTTTCAATTCACTATCGGTTGATAGACCATATCCACTCTTAGCTTCGATCATAGTTGTTCCACAACTGATCATGCGCATAATCCGCTTTTGGGCTAACCGGTAGAGCTCTTCTTCTGTAGCGTTGCGAACTGCCGCTATACTCGATCTTATACCACCGCCACTTTGAGAGATCTCTACATAGGATTTCCCCATGATCCGCATTTCAAACTCATTCTCTCTGGTATGATAAAAGACCGGATGGGTATGCGGATCAACAAATCCGGGCATTACGACATTATCACTGCAATCTATCTGCTCGGTTGAAATAAAGTTAGCTAAGATATTCTGGGAGTTTCCAACCCCTTTTATTCTCCCTTTATCAATAGCAATAGCCCCTTCATAAATGATGCCGATATCATTCATGTCTTTCCCGCATCGTGGTATTTGCTCACCCCTAAGTGTCAGCAGTTCCTTCGCATTATATAGAATCAAATCAACTTTGGTTTTCATATCTTAATCCTTATTTAGCTTTTTGCTCGTCCCGTTTTTCTCGACAGATCTTCTCTACTTCTCGGAAATCTACTTTACCACTTGGCATCATAGGTAGATCCTCTATTACATAAAATTCTTTCGGTATTGCAATAGGAGGTAACTTATCCCGTAGATGTTTGATCATATCATTTTTATCGATCTGTTCTGTTGTGACACAGGCAACTATGTCAGCACCCTTTTCCAGATTAGGTACATCAACCACACAACATACGCTACCCTCGGGGATAATCTCTTCTAATAATCCCTCTATCTTGACCAAAGAAATCATTTCGCCACCTATCTTTACAAATCTCTTTAATCTACCTCTATGCCAGAGATACCCCTCTTCATCAAGAACACCCATATCGCCTGTATCGTACCAACCATCTTTGATGCGGAGAGAAGTCTCTTCCAGATCACCAAAATAACCTTTCATGACCAGATCTCCCTTTACAAGGATCTTTCCTTCCTGGCCAGCAGGAAGCTCTTTACCTGTTTCTATATCACAGATCTTCAGAGATACTCCCGGTAAAGGTCTTCCCACACTTCCCGGTTTATCATCTGTTGGTGTATTGGTTGATATTACCGGACTGGTCTCTGTCGTCCCATAACCCTCGTTAATCGTCAAATTATGCTTCTTGATATAGGCCTGCCTGATTCGGGGTTGTAATTTGTCTGCTCCGGCGATGGCAATTCTCACAGATTTAAAAGTATCGGTATCTGCTTTCTTTAGATATCCCCAGAAAAATGTAGGGGTTCCAACCATAACAGAAACCTGATATTTTTTGATAGCATCACAAATACTCTTATAATCAAGCGGATTGGGTACTCCTACAATAGTAGCCCCTAAATATATGGGAAGCCAGAGATTAACC
This window of the Candidatus Cloacimonadota bacterium genome carries:
- the hutI gene encoding imidazolonepropionase; translation: MKTKVDLILYNAKELLTLRGEQIPRCGKDMNDIGIIYEGAIAIDKGRIKGVGNSQNILANFISTEQIDCSDNVVMPGFVDPHTHPVFYHTRENEFEMRIMGKSYVEISQSGGGIRSSIAAVRNATEEELYRLAQKRIMRMISCGTTMIEAKSGYGLSTDSELKMLRVIKKLKETLPIDIVATFLGAHEFPTEYKDNREEYIKILIDEMLPAVANEKLAEYCDIFTEEHVYTVEESRRILQRAKELGFKIRMHADELKPIGGSELAAELGAVSADHLGAASPEGIRAMKESGVIPILLPGTIFSLGLKNYAKAREMIDSGLPVALATDYNPGSCNCDSMQFIITLATLQMKMTVAEAITAATINAAYSLGAGDILGSIEEGKQADILIMDMPSYRYLPYHFGSNNVSIVIKKGKTIYQNRDLQIIGDLINN
- a CDS encoding AMP-binding protein, whose product is MQLQWVFINKAHSQGKKTALFDTITDRTFSYNQLLIGSLLLKDKISYYSGKYIGIMLPPGAGSILAILGSLMNGKVPALINYSTGALENAHYAQNKCYFRTIITSRRMLEKLNLEPIEGMVFIEDWLAKITYFKKLGALIKSKIPLSLLKTTIHDGNEDETAIILFTSGSEKEPKAVQLTHRNFMHNIENVPKIINLSSEDIFITNLPYFHVFGLTVNLWLPIYLGATIVGVPNPLDYKSICDAIKKYQVSVMVGTPTFFWGYLKKADTDTFKSVRIAIAGADKLQPRIRQAYIKKHNLTINEGYGTTETSPVISTNTPTDDKPGSVGRPLPGVSLKICDIETGKELPAGQEGKILVKGDLVMKGYFGDLEETSLRIKDGWYDTGDMGVLDEEGYLWHRGRLKRFVKIGGEMISLVKIEGLLEEIIPEGSVCCVVDVPNLEKGADIVACVTTEQIDKNDMIKHLRDKLPPIAIPKEFYVIEDLPMMPSGKVDFREVEKICREKRDEQKAK